The Flavobacterium sp. 140616W15 sequence GCTAATTATGCTGAAGCAATAGTGGAACAAAATGGAAAAATTGTCTTTGTTGGTGATCTTAAAGAGGCCAAAAAATTATTTCCAGAAAGCACCAAAGTAGATTTGGATGGTAAAACTTTGTTACCAGGATTTATAGATCCACACAGCCATTTTGGGATGGTTTCAAATACTATGGGACAAGTTGATTTAAATCCTCCTCCAGTTGGCACAATTTCGAGTATTCCTAAGATGCTAGAAGCATTAAAAAAATATAAATCAGACAACAAAATAAAAGATGGTGACTGGGTATTTGGATGGGGATATGACGAAAGTCAATTAACTGAAAAACGTCACCCAAACAAAACGGAGTTAGACGCTGTTTTTCCTAAAAACCCTGTTTATTTACAACATACTAGCGGACATATGGGAGTTGCAAATTCTTTAGGTCTAAAAGAAATGAATGTAACTAAGGATACCCCAAACCCTGCAGGAGGAAATATAGGTCGAATGTCAAACTCAAAGGAACCAAACGGATTAGTACAAGAAACTGCAATGTATCCTTTTGTGGGTAATATGCTTAAGATTCTTAGCACTAAACAAGCAGAGTATTTTGATAAGACTCAAAATTATTACGCAGAAAATGGACTTACAACTGCGCAAGATGGAATGACAGATCGCAATACAATTCAATTTTTCAAAAAACAAGCTGCTAGCGGTAAATTAAAAATTGATTTAATTTCATTGGCTGGGTACGCCGATTTAGATAAAAATGTAGCTGATTCTTCTATTCATTTTAAACAGTATAAGAATAAATTTAAAGTACAAGGAACGAAAATTGTAGCAGATGGTTCTCCACAGGGTAAAACAGCCTATTTTACAAAACCATTTTTAACTCCTGTTCCTGACTGTGCACATGATTGCAGGGGGCTTCCTAGCCTGACGCAAGATGCATTGAACAAAATCTTCAAAACAGCGTACGCTAACGACAATCAAATTTTTATACATTGTAATGGCGATGCTACTATTGATATGCTTATTAAAGCACACGAATATGCTTGTAAGGAGCTTTCTCAGCCATTAGATAAAGACCGAAGAACTATTGCTATTCATTCTCAATTTGTTCGTCCTGACCAATTAGAGATCTATAAAAAATATAAAATCGAACCTTCATTTTTTACTAATCATGCCTATTTTTGGGGAGATGTACACGTAGAAAATTTAGGAAGAGACAGAGCATTTTTCTTAAGTCCGATAGCCACTGCAGCAAAAATGGGATTAAAATATACAAATCATTCCGACGCTACTGTAACCCCTATCAACCCTTTATTTACAGTATGGACAGCGGTAAATCGTACTTCAAGAACAGGAAAAGTGATTGGTGAAGCCGAAAGAGCAACTCCTTATCAGGCTTTAAAAGCCATTACTATAAATGCTGCTTACGAGTATTTTGATGAAAATTTAAAAGGCTCACTTAAAAAAGGAAAACTAGCAGATTTTGTAATTTTAGATAAAAATCCGCTTACAATAAATCCGACTGAATTAAAAGACATCAAAGTATTAGAAACCATCAAAGAAGGAAAAACTATATTCAAAAAATAATCTGTTATAACTTTAAATATTATTGATACTTCATGATCAATTTAAGCTAAAGTAAACACTAGAAATTTTAAAACAAAAAGCCTTTAAAAATTAGATTTTTAAAGGCTTTTAATATTTTATAAAAAATGATTATCAATACATATTGATAGCTAAATTACTCTATTGTTTTATATTTAGAGTTTTATAACTTCTCCCAAAAGGAACAAAATATAATTGTTATTCTATTTGCACATTAACTCTAAATCAGCAATTAGCATCAGAAGTTAAGTTAGAAGTAAGCATTTGTTTTAAGAGCGTGGTTTAGACAAGTTTCTGTCATACATAATAATGGTTCCTGCCACTGCCACGTTTAAACTTTTCTCAGATTTAAATTTGACTAGATTATGGCACTTATCCATTACTTTTCTGGATAAACCATGATCTTCTGCTCCTAACAAATACACACAACGTCTTGGATGTTGAAAGGTTTCTAAATCGGATGCTTTTTCATCTAATTCAACACCTACCAATCGTGCTCCTTTAGGCAAATTTTCAAAAAAATCGTCAAAAGTATCATAATGAAAATACGGAATTGCTTTTACCGCATCATGAGTATCACAGGCTTGTTTGGCATATCGATTGCCTATAGTAAATATAAAAGTAGCACCTAAATTTTGAGCTGATCGCCACAAAACACCTAAATTTTCGGGAGTTTTACCGTTTTGTATTCCTATCCCAAAATATTCATTTATAAAGTTATCATTCATAAAATTACAAAAGTACAAACTGTGAGTATATAAATCAATTTTTATTGAGATGAAACAAAGTTTATCTATTTATCAGTTTTTTGATTTTCTTCTGAACTCATCATGAATTTCAACAAATTCATGTCAAAATTATTCTGTCAACCATCTTGAAGTTTAAATTTAAATTTTCCTTTTCATTTCGTATTGAGACACCCTATTTACAAGTCCTAAATTCTTTAAAAAAGCATTTGTTTCTATTGAATTTTCTTCAATATTGTTCATAGATACTTCTGTAGAATCGATTGTTTCTAACATTTTATTTACCAATTGCGCTCCTACTCCATTACGCCTATGCTTAACAGCTACAGCAATTTGTAAAATTCGTCTTGACATACGATTATAAACTAAATAACCTACAGGTTCATTTTCGATATAAGCCTCTAGGATACCACAACGTTCCTTGCTATTGTCTAAACTCTTAACTGTATTTTGCCAAGTAGGCTCTATAGTCCAAAAAGAAGTAAAAGTATCCCAGTCAAAATTTTTCAATTCTTTAATTGTAGCAACACTTTTTTATTGCTTATTCCAATAGATCCTCCATAGCAATTAAGGGTTCTATGAACTTTATAATTCATTTTTTCATACGCTCGAATTGCTGCATTATTACCTACAATAACTTCGAGTATCATTTCCTTTACATCTAAATCTTTTAGTTTAGGTAGTAGATAATCATACATTTTAGCTACTAAACCTTGTCCTCTATAACCTGGGATAACTCCTGTTGCACCATTATAGGCAATTAATTGCCCATCTAATTCATTTATAGCATGAAGCATAAACCCAACTAATTTACCCGATGACAGAACACCAATTGACAAATCTAATTTTATATTTTCTGCTATAATCTTAGCTTCTAATTGTTCTGAATTGAGTTTAAATGGTACAATATAATCTGAAAATGATAAATTTAATACCTCAACGATACTATCAATTTCAATATTTTCTAAAGTAATAAGCTCCATTTTATTTTTTTAAACTTTTATAAATTCTCTTTTAAAATTATGTGTGTGTGCTCTGATAATCTCTTAAAACAAAAACAACTATTTGTTGTCTACAGATTATAAATACTACTGTGAGCTACTGTTCTTTGGTGGGAAAAAGAAATGTGATGGCTTACTTAGAAAATACTTAATGATTGCGCTTGTCACTTGTTTTAATTCAGAAATTGGAATGTCTCTCGAGCGAAAAGCAAGTCCTAGTGACAAACTAAAACTAACCATAAAGTTGACCAATCCTATAAGACCGATACCTAGAACTGACCAGAAAAACATCCATTCAGTAATAACAAAGTCGGCACCATATAATCCCATAGCAAAATTTCCACTAGCAAAAGTAATGTGCCTGATGTCAATATTTAATCCAAAGAATATTCCAATAAAAACAGTACTTCCCATAAAAACACCAAACCAGAAATTAGATATAATTCCTGCCCATTTTTTTTCATACAATGAAGCTAATTTTTTTGTCATTCTTTTTCCTAAACTTAGCTTAAGCAATGGATGTTCTTGAATACGGTAATAAATATGATTATGCTTGTCACGATTAGCAATACTTCCGGCTATAATTCCTGATAGAAACAGAAAAACTCCAGCTATAGCCGCATGAAAAATTGCTGCAGAATAAATAGGATTCAGGTCATTAATTAAAACAGGCCACTTTTCTTTAGCAATATTATAATGAAAAACTTCATCAATTAGCCAGATTCCTAGTAATGAAACTGGGAAGGCAATAATAACATTCCCAACGAATGCAATAAACTGTGAGCGGAATACACGAGCAAAAAATATAGCAAACTCTTTATACTTGTACTCATTCTTATCTTGATCTTTGTGTTTAAAACCTTCTTGTAAGGCTCTTACCAATGCAGAGGCTGTCATCGCTGGTTGCTTTGTTGCCAATGTAAATCCGAGGATATAAATTATAATAAATCCTATAGAATAATTCATACTGTATAAGAAAACATGACCAAAGCCACTAGCCTCTACTTTTCCTAATAATAGTTTGATGATACACAATAAACCAACTATAAACCCACCACCAGCTGCAGAATAAAACATCTTGTAATATTCCTTACGGCTGTTTGTAATATAATGTTCTCCTGTATTGGCTGTATGCTGTGTTATTTCATAAGATAGAAGCTGCGTACTCTCATTGATTAGTTTATCGATATTATTTTTATCACAATTGTATTTAATCAATATATAAGAGAGGTAAATTGTATTCTTATCAGCATCTTTCTCTTCTGCCTGTATTAAAAGTGGCAATAATGATTTAAGACGATTAAGTTGCTGATGGATTCGTAACAAGCTCTGATTTACTCGTAATGAAATTCCAAATTTACTACTGTTTTTAAAGGCAGTTTCTATATAATCTGTACATTGTTTGTGCAGGATAATCAATTGTTTATAACCAAGATCATCCGGATGCATAAAGTTTTCGCTAGATTCAATCAGTTTCTCACTTATTAGCAACAGCTCTCGCTGAAAGGCAAGAAATGGACTTTCATAATTTTCATATTCAGGTACCATCTGGATTACATCAGTTTCCATCGCACATCCACATATACGATAGGTAATAACTTCCATCGCAAAAACCAATTCGGTAAGCGATGACTTCTCATCGCTCGATTCATAAATAGAACGAAATTCTAATAAAGAGTACAACTCCCATATTTGCTCCTCAGGTATTTTTTTAATCCATAGCGGATCTGTCTTAACAAAGAATACCTGATTTAGTATAAATTGTAACGTGTCTTTTTCGGGTTGTTCAGGAATTAATTTAGCAAATAATCGCCTGCGGACTTCATAAAAGAAATTGGCATTCTGTAGAATACCTGCATCAGAAAGGATTTTATTAAATTTTTTCTTTTCTAAATGGGCACTAACACAGTCCATCAGACCATCACGATAATTTTGATTTCCCTTAAGCAAATCAATAAGTTCTGATAAATCTACAACAGTTGTTTTTTTTATTTTTTTTGGACGAACCAAATTCACTAATTCTACCAGTAACTCTACATTCCCTTTGTTATATTCCCATAACTTTTGGTCTTTAAAGTTTTCTTCAAAATAGCGCTTTAAGGTCATTTTTGGTTTTCTCCTCAATCTCATTCTAATCAAATTTAATTATTACGAATCCTTTTTTATCTGATACAAAAAAGTAGTTCGTTCTTGTTATGCAATATACTATCTAAAAATCACACTCTTTTTAATTTTTTCATAAAGAATTCTTACAACACATTATTTAGATAGAATTTTAATTTCATTATTCCTTTTATTTTTGCCTCCAAAGAATCAAAAAAACAACATATCATCCAACATTTTCTGGAGCTCTTACTACTCTTAAAACAAATCATAAATAGCTAATTTTTAAACCTTTTATGGCTACCAATACATTTTAATAATCTAATAAACATTTATATCGTTAAAAGTGAATTTCAGTTTAAAATAAGTCCTTAAATTTTAAATGATGTGACCTTTTAGATTTTAAATAAAAAATTAATCATCATACCCTTTTTAGTCTAAATAGACAACAAATCACTCCATAAAACATCAAAAGAGGCTATTTCACGTTGGTGAAATAGCCTCTTTTTTTAAAACTTATTCTTTTAATCTTCTATTATCTTATAGGTTCTGCATTAAACCCTTTACTTTTGATAATAGCAACTATTTCTTCTTCAGTAATCCCTTCTGATTGAACTGTGAGGATTTTATCACTACTATCTGTATCTACATTCCATTGACCGATACCATCATTATTATCTAAATCAGACTTTACTTTCGCTACACATCCACCACAATTTAGAGTTGTTTTGAATTGAATATTTTTCTTTTCCATATTTATTGATATTTTTTATTATTATTTGATACCGCAAATTTATGTTGATCTCCTTTCAATTCGTTTACAATATTCCTTGTATGATTTGTGATATTTACTGATTAAGCGATAAATAATTTGGCTTTAGAATTTCATTCTTTGTATTCGAACGGCATTCAAGATAGCTAATAATGCAACACCTACATCGGCAAATACAGCTTCCCACATAGTGGCAAGTCCGCCTGCACCAAGAATCAATACAATTGCTTTTATAGAAAATGCTAATACTATATTTTGCCAAACTATTTTTTTGGTTTGCTTACCAATATGTATTGCCATTGGTATTTTAGAAGGCATATCGTCTTGTATTACGACATCGGCAGTTTCAATGGCAGCATCACTTCCTAGACCTCCCATAGCAATACCTGCATCACTTAAAGCAATAACTGGAGCATCATTTACTCCATCACCCACAAAAGCTACACTGCCATTGCGAGTCTTGATTTCTTTCACCTTATTAACTTTGTCTTCAGGGAGTAAATCTCCGTAAGCATTATCTATTCCTAATTGTCTTGCAACATAATCCACAACGGTACTTTTATCACCACTCAGCATTGTAACTTTTATATTCATACTGTGCAATTTATCTATTGCTATTTTAGCATCTGCTTTAATACTATCTGAGATTGTAAGATACCCAGCAAATTTTTTATCGTAAGAAACAGCAATTACTGTATAGACAATATTTGATGTATCTATATTGTAATTAATATTAAATTTATCAAGCAACTTAAAATTACCAACCAGTAATTCCTTTCCATTTACTGTTGATTTAAGCCCATATCCAGCTATTTCTTCTGTTTCAGACAAATTAATGGTGTTATCAACCTCTCCTACATAATTATGAATAGCTGAAGCAACTGGATGCGTACTTTGACTTT is a genomic window containing:
- a CDS encoding heavy-metal-associated domain-containing protein, whose amino-acid sequence is MEKKNIQFKTTLNCGGCVAKVKSDLDNNDGIGQWNVDTDSSDKILTVQSEGITEEEIVAIIKSKGFNAEPIR
- a CDS encoding GNAT family N-acetyltransferase, which produces MELITLENIEIDSIVEVLNLSFSDYIVPFKLNSEQLEAKIIAENIKLDLSIGVLSSGKLVGFMLHAINELDGQLIAYNGATGVIPGYRGQGLVAKMYDYLLPKLKDLDVKEMILEVIVGNNAAIRAYEKMNYKVHRTLNCYGGSIGISNKKVLLQLKN
- a CDS encoding site-specific recombinase, with the protein product MTLKRYFEENFKDQKLWEYNKGNVELLVELVNLVRPKKIKKTTVVDLSELIDLLKGNQNYRDGLMDCVSAHLEKKKFNKILSDAGILQNANFFYEVRRRLFAKLIPEQPEKDTLQFILNQVFFVKTDPLWIKKIPEEQIWELYSLLEFRSIYESSDEKSSLTELVFAMEVITYRICGCAMETDVIQMVPEYENYESPFLAFQRELLLISEKLIESSENFMHPDDLGYKQLIILHKQCTDYIETAFKNSSKFGISLRVNQSLLRIHQQLNRLKSLLPLLIQAEEKDADKNTIYLSYILIKYNCDKNNIDKLINESTQLLSYEITQHTANTGEHYITNSRKEYYKMFYSAAGGGFIVGLLCIIKLLLGKVEASGFGHVFLYSMNYSIGFIIIYILGFTLATKQPAMTASALVRALQEGFKHKDQDKNEYKYKEFAIFFARVFRSQFIAFVGNVIIAFPVSLLGIWLIDEVFHYNIAKEKWPVLINDLNPIYSAAIFHAAIAGVFLFLSGIIAGSIANRDKHNHIYYRIQEHPLLKLSLGKRMTKKLASLYEKKWAGIISNFWFGVFMGSTVFIGIFFGLNIDIRHITFASGNFAMGLYGADFVITEWMFFWSVLGIGLIGLVNFMVSFSLSLGLAFRSRDIPISELKQVTSAIIKYFLSKPSHFFFPPKNSSSQ
- a CDS encoding RNA methyltransferase produces the protein MNDNFINEYFGIGIQNGKTPENLGVLWRSAQNLGATFIFTIGNRYAKQACDTHDAVKAIPYFHYDTFDDFFENLPKGARLVGVELDEKASDLETFQHPRRCVYLLGAEDHGLSRKVMDKCHNLVKFKSEKSLNVAVAGTIIMYDRNLSKPRS
- a CDS encoding GNAT family N-acetyltransferase, with amino-acid sequence MKNFDWDTFTSFWTIEPTWQNTVKSLDNSKERCGILEAYIENEPVGYLVYNRMSRRILQIAVAVKHRRNGVGAQLVNKMLETIDSTEVSMNNIEENSIETNAFLKNLGLVNRVSQYEMKRKI
- a CDS encoding amidohydrolase, with product MTKTSLLILSLILLISCGKKENKNLSEQKTSESQLYYNGHIITMETDEANYAEAIVEQNGKIVFVGDLKEAKKLFPESTKVDLDGKTLLPGFIDPHSHFGMVSNTMGQVDLNPPPVGTISSIPKMLEALKKYKSDNKIKDGDWVFGWGYDESQLTEKRHPNKTELDAVFPKNPVYLQHTSGHMGVANSLGLKEMNVTKDTPNPAGGNIGRMSNSKEPNGLVQETAMYPFVGNMLKILSTKQAEYFDKTQNYYAENGLTTAQDGMTDRNTIQFFKKQAASGKLKIDLISLAGYADLDKNVADSSIHFKQYKNKFKVQGTKIVADGSPQGKTAYFTKPFLTPVPDCAHDCRGLPSLTQDALNKIFKTAYANDNQIFIHCNGDATIDMLIKAHEYACKELSQPLDKDRRTIAIHSQFVRPDQLEIYKKYKIEPSFFTNHAYFWGDVHVENLGRDRAFFLSPIATAAKMGLKYTNHSDATVTPINPLFTVWTAVNRTSRTGKVIGEAERATPYQALKAITINAAYEYFDENLKGSLKKGKLADFVILDKNPLTINPTELKDIKVLETIKEGKTIFKK